One part of the Microbulbifer sp. THAF38 genome encodes these proteins:
- a CDS encoding FHA domain-containing protein, giving the protein MLKLCDVNDSGQSVWLVAPGVTVGRDQGCDLCLPDDSIAKLHLKIAIKGDQLTLGNVSGGSQVLVNGKSVASACHLKLNDRITIGSRTLQIVDPKVTKLSSSKAKNVAWALRANHKAIAGKVFPVKGGAVVGRSEECDITFSLSHLSRRHARMEVREGLLFVIDLGSANGTFVNGRRITESRVRRGDELRFDSLSFSVVGPADDLDRTAVRPAISSHLMKSSRLASGEIAAEDVTQRSFAVPIGEQREEAPNMVESLEGEPKPSISMKAMGLAVLLIAGAAGYFWLNTLGVF; this is encoded by the coding sequence ATGCTCAAACTTTGTGATGTAAACGATTCGGGCCAAAGTGTTTGGCTGGTGGCCCCTGGTGTGACGGTGGGGCGCGATCAAGGATGCGACCTATGTTTACCGGATGACTCTATAGCGAAGTTGCATTTGAAGATTGCGATTAAAGGGGATCAGTTGACTCTGGGAAATGTTTCCGGTGGTTCTCAAGTACTAGTTAACGGTAAGTCGGTCGCCTCAGCCTGCCATTTAAAACTGAATGATCGGATAACAATTGGGTCCCGAACACTGCAAATTGTCGACCCCAAGGTGACGAAGCTCAGTTCAAGCAAGGCTAAAAATGTAGCCTGGGCATTGCGGGCTAATCACAAAGCCATAGCTGGAAAAGTATTTCCTGTTAAAGGTGGGGCAGTGGTGGGGCGCTCTGAGGAGTGTGATATCACTTTTTCACTTTCCCATCTCTCGCGCCGTCATGCGCGGATGGAAGTACGTGAGGGATTGCTGTTCGTGATTGATCTCGGCTCGGCCAATGGTACTTTCGTGAATGGTCGGCGAATTACGGAGAGTCGTGTGCGAAGGGGAGATGAGTTGCGGTTCGACTCGTTAAGCTTTTCCGTTGTGGGCCCTGCCGATGACCTCGATCGCACTGCAGTGCGTCCCGCAATCTCTTCACATTTAATGAAATCCTCACGGCTTGCTTCAGGCGAAATCGCTGCTGAAGATGTCACTCAACGTTCCTTTGCGGTGCCCATTGGTGAACAGCGGGAGGAGGCGCCAAATATGGTGGAGTCTTTGGAAGGGGAGCCCAAGCCCAGCATTTCCATGAAAGCGATGGGGCTAGCTGTTTTGTTAATCGCGGGTGCTGCTGGTTACTTTTGGTTAAATACTCTGGGGGTATTTTAA
- a CDS encoding glutaredoxin family protein, which translates to MSAPRELLLYTTLGCSLCEKAKLEIWPLLEQFGLRLREVDIADDDSLFERFSLLIPVVGLGDPEDTCAWPFEQSQLRAWLAKRIS; encoded by the coding sequence ATGAGCGCCCCCCGTGAATTGCTGTTGTATACCACCCTCGGATGTAGCCTGTGCGAGAAAGCCAAGCTGGAAATATGGCCCTTGTTAGAACAGTTTGGGTTGCGCTTGCGGGAGGTGGATATTGCCGATGATGATAGCTTGTTCGAGCGCTTTAGCTTACTGATTCCGGTAGTAGGTTTGGGTGATCCTGAAGACACTTGTGCCTGGCCTTTCGAGCAATCACAACTGCGAGCATGGCTGGCAAAACGGATCAGCTGA
- a CDS encoding transglycosylase SLT domain-containing protein, translated as MSVSTRGLPQLFAPLLIWACLGAQAAPQESAKELTQQEESSSETSSQRQLLQQARLAIKHGNKKQLERLKAKLTNYPLAPYLDYWAISRKLRQLPVKEIDLFLAENQGTAIGDWMRIRLLRELGQQRQFKTYLKYYQPEKHRRAALRCYYANALFRHGSKEKADQVTTELWLVGHSQAEECDPVFAHWMRNGGLTQEKTWARHLLALKEGNLELASYIARKMDEPYVQRATVLREVHRSPKSLLNYSRFLQAPNQNREIILHGLHRLARKDAAIAEEAWQRYSASLLFSDDEQVDMLRHLARQFARQDNIQGLLQLTKNHTIDDGYSIEWLARQSLRELDWERVAFWIDRLPIERQQRDRWLYWKARSLEEVYGKAQSGAASLLYRKAARERSYYGFLAADALGQNYSFVDRPAPITPVQVQQMAQRADLQRARELQAIGELFHARREWSYATREMDHGELLAAGKVASAWGWYHKSIQSVLAADYLDDLELRFPLAFADIVTSVSEQVGRQSAPLEPYMIFAVARQESHFSHDAKSRSGALGLMQLLPSTARATAKRAGVRYRRSWDLLSPKTNIALGSFYLSTLLNRFDNNRFLAAAAYNAGPTRVAKWLKETRQQLPHDVWIETIPYSETRNYVQNVLAYTVIYAYRSGTKLQLLRANEASNKL; from the coding sequence ATGTCAGTTAGCACAAGGGGACTCCCCCAGTTATTCGCCCCCCTGTTAATCTGGGCCTGCCTCGGCGCCCAGGCAGCACCACAGGAATCCGCAAAGGAATTGACCCAACAAGAGGAGTCGTCTTCAGAGACATCCAGCCAGCGTCAGCTGTTACAGCAAGCCAGGCTCGCCATCAAACACGGCAACAAGAAGCAGCTAGAACGGTTGAAAGCCAAATTAACCAATTATCCCCTGGCCCCTTACCTGGACTACTGGGCAATTAGCAGAAAATTGCGCCAATTACCGGTTAAAGAGATTGACCTTTTTCTTGCAGAGAATCAGGGAACTGCTATCGGCGACTGGATGCGCATTAGATTACTTAGAGAGCTTGGGCAACAGCGCCAATTCAAAACCTACCTGAAATACTACCAACCTGAAAAACACCGCCGCGCGGCACTTCGCTGTTATTACGCAAACGCTCTGTTTCGCCATGGAAGCAAGGAAAAAGCCGATCAAGTTACCACCGAACTCTGGCTCGTCGGCCACTCCCAGGCTGAAGAGTGCGACCCTGTATTCGCACACTGGATGCGCAATGGCGGTCTCACTCAGGAGAAAACCTGGGCCCGCCACCTGCTCGCCCTGAAGGAGGGCAATCTGGAGCTAGCTTCTTATATCGCCAGGAAAATGGACGAGCCCTATGTGCAGAGAGCTACTGTGCTGAGGGAAGTGCATAGATCCCCCAAAAGCCTTCTCAACTACTCTCGCTTTCTACAGGCGCCCAATCAAAATAGGGAAATTATCCTGCATGGACTGCATCGCCTAGCTCGAAAAGACGCTGCAATCGCCGAGGAAGCATGGCAGCGCTATAGTGCAAGCCTCCTCTTTAGCGATGATGAACAGGTGGATATGCTTCGCCACTTGGCACGTCAATTTGCTCGGCAAGACAATATCCAGGGACTATTGCAGCTAACTAAGAATCACACCATTGATGATGGCTATTCCATTGAGTGGCTGGCACGACAGTCTTTGCGCGAACTTGATTGGGAGCGGGTTGCCTTCTGGATAGACCGCCTACCTATTGAACGACAACAGCGTGACCGCTGGCTCTATTGGAAAGCCCGCTCACTGGAAGAAGTCTACGGTAAAGCTCAATCTGGAGCAGCCTCCCTACTGTATCGGAAAGCTGCGCGCGAGCGCAGTTATTACGGTTTTCTCGCCGCCGATGCACTCGGGCAAAACTACAGCTTTGTGGACCGGCCCGCTCCAATCACACCAGTGCAAGTGCAGCAGATGGCCCAGCGTGCCGATTTGCAAAGAGCTCGTGAGCTTCAGGCTATTGGTGAGCTATTCCACGCCCGCCGGGAATGGAGCTACGCCACTCGGGAGATGGATCACGGGGAACTTTTAGCTGCGGGAAAAGTGGCCAGTGCTTGGGGGTGGTATCACAAATCCATACAGTCGGTTCTTGCGGCGGACTACCTGGATGATCTGGAGCTCCGCTTTCCCCTGGCCTTTGCCGATATAGTAACAAGTGTAAGTGAGCAGGTCGGACGGCAGAGCGCCCCCTTAGAGCCCTATATGATTTTTGCCGTCGCCCGTCAGGAAAGCCACTTCAGCCACGATGCCAAATCAAGGTCTGGCGCATTGGGCCTGATGCAATTGCTCCCATCCACCGCCCGTGCAACAGCGAAACGCGCCGGAGTTCGCTATCGACGCAGCTGGGATCTTCTCAGCCCCAAAACCAATATTGCCCTGGGCAGTTTTTATCTGAGCACTCTGTTAAACCGCTTCGATAACAACCGCTTCCTCGCCGCAGCGGCTTACAACGCGGGGCCAACACGGGTCGCAAAGTGGTTAAAGGAGACCCGTCAACAGCTTCCACACGACGTCTGGATAGAGACCATTCCCTATAGTGAAACCCGAAATTATGTGCAGAATGTACTCGCGTATACGGTAATTTATGCCTATCGAAGTGGCACCAAGCTACAGTTACTTAGGGCAAATGAAGCAAGCAATAAGCTTTAG
- a CDS encoding ATP-binding cassette domain-containing protein: MLLLLDGVSLRYGAQILADNASAKIERGDRICLVGRNGEGKSSLLRLIAGQVDPDAGEIVRASGMVMATLEQELPADCLDTVYCYVAEGLGPIGRVLAGYRQTPTAELQSKIEAEHGWELLPRVDSVLDRLGLNPDELVADLSGGWQRRAALARALVTEPDLLILDEPTNHLDIAAVEWLEGFLDTFRGALLFVSHDRALAQRLSRTVWDLDRGYLRVFRCEFERYQEEKEKLLEEEARNEALFDKKLAQEEAWIRQGIKARRTRNEGRVRALQGLRRQREARRTQQGIARMSLDSGEVSGKLVAELSNVTFAYPNEAPLIRDLSFTLMRGDKVGLIGPNGVGKSTLIRVLLGDLQPQSGKVRLGTKQQVAYFDQRRDQLNPELTVLDNVAEGRDSVTIGGKSRHIMSYLSDFLFSGLKARTKVGALSGGERNRALLAKLFSQPANILVLDEPTNDLDVETLELLEQLLLEFSGTVILVSHDRAFLDNVVDSCLAFEGDGRIREYVGGYADFIRQGGRFEQEVKEKEVPEAKVKPKPAEADKSQTKKKKLSYKLQRELDSLPALIEQLEEEIGTIEAEVADPAFYQQEQAEVQSRLNALAEKQAQLETAFDRWSELEGGDE, translated from the coding sequence ATGTTGCTTCTATTGGATGGGGTCAGTCTGCGTTACGGGGCCCAAATTCTTGCTGATAATGCCAGTGCAAAAATTGAACGGGGTGATCGTATTTGTCTTGTGGGGCGCAATGGGGAGGGTAAGTCCAGCCTATTGCGCCTGATTGCCGGGCAGGTGGACCCTGATGCAGGGGAAATCGTTCGCGCTAGTGGGATGGTGATGGCAACTCTTGAGCAGGAGCTGCCTGCGGACTGTCTCGACACTGTCTACTGCTATGTGGCCGAGGGTTTGGGGCCTATAGGAAGGGTGTTGGCCGGCTATCGGCAAACCCCTACGGCTGAGTTGCAGAGCAAAATTGAAGCAGAGCACGGCTGGGAACTCTTGCCCAGAGTCGACAGTGTACTCGATCGTCTCGGATTGAATCCGGATGAATTGGTGGCCGATCTCTCTGGTGGTTGGCAGCGCCGCGCAGCCCTTGCCCGGGCATTGGTTACAGAGCCAGACCTACTTATTCTCGATGAGCCCACCAACCACTTGGATATTGCCGCAGTAGAGTGGCTGGAGGGTTTCCTCGATACTTTTAGAGGTGCCTTACTATTCGTCAGTCACGACCGTGCTTTGGCACAGCGCTTGTCCCGCACAGTGTGGGATCTGGATCGGGGGTACCTGCGTGTTTTTCGCTGCGAATTTGAGCGATACCAGGAGGAAAAGGAAAAGCTTTTAGAAGAAGAGGCCAGAAATGAGGCGTTATTCGATAAAAAGTTAGCCCAGGAGGAGGCCTGGATTCGCCAGGGGATCAAGGCGAGACGCACCCGTAACGAGGGGCGTGTGCGTGCTTTACAGGGACTTAGGCGCCAGCGAGAAGCGCGCCGTACGCAGCAGGGTATTGCCCGGATGTCTCTCGATAGTGGTGAAGTGTCCGGTAAGCTGGTGGCCGAGCTGAGCAATGTTACCTTTGCCTACCCCAATGAGGCTCCCCTAATCCGCGACCTCTCATTTACCTTGATGCGCGGTGATAAGGTGGGGTTGATTGGCCCCAATGGTGTCGGCAAAAGCACACTGATCCGAGTGCTGCTTGGAGATCTCCAACCGCAGTCCGGGAAAGTCCGTTTGGGCACCAAACAGCAGGTCGCCTACTTTGACCAGCGTAGAGACCAGCTTAACCCTGAGCTCACCGTGCTGGACAATGTTGCCGAGGGGCGCGACTCGGTCACCATTGGCGGTAAGAGTCGCCATATCATGTCTTATTTGTCGGACTTTCTCTTTAGTGGTTTGAAAGCGCGTACCAAGGTCGGTGCCTTGAGTGGAGGTGAGCGCAATAGAGCCCTCCTGGCAAAATTGTTCAGTCAACCAGCCAATATTTTGGTGCTCGACGAACCGACTAATGACTTGGATGTGGAAACCCTGGAACTGCTTGAACAATTGCTGTTGGAGTTCAGTGGCACTGTGATATTAGTCAGCCACGATCGCGCTTTTCTCGACAATGTTGTGGATTCGTGTCTGGCTTTTGAGGGAGATGGTCGCATCCGTGAGTATGTCGGTGGTTATGCCGACTTCATTCGCCAAGGAGGCCGTTTCGAGCAGGAGGTGAAGGAGAAAGAGGTTCCTGAGGCTAAGGTAAAACCCAAGCCGGCTGAAGCGGATAAGTCGCAGACTAAGAAAAAGAAGCTCAGCTATAAATTGCAGCGTGAACTGGACAGCCTGCCGGCTTTGATTGAGCAGCTTGAAGAGGAAATTGGCACTATTGAGGCCGAGGTGGCCGATCCTGCTTTTTATCAGCAGGAGCAAGCCGAAGTGCAGAGCCGATTGAATGCACTTGCAGAGAAGCAGGCCCAATTAGAGACCGCTTTCGATCGTTGGTCGGAGTTGGAAGGGGGCGATGAATAG
- a CDS encoding universal stress protein, with product MAKYQRILVGLDLSEESSQVIEKAATLAEAFNAEISLMHAIEPLTFAYGGDIPMDLSEVQDQLQRQAKEQLQKAALPLNIPAERQHVILGQPSTEIHRLAKDLDIDLIVIGSHGRHGLALLLGSTSNGVLHGAKCDVLAVRVYVEEE from the coding sequence ATGGCGAAATATCAACGAATTTTGGTGGGGTTGGACCTCTCAGAAGAGTCGTCACAGGTTATAGAGAAAGCAGCGACTCTCGCTGAAGCTTTCAACGCTGAAATCAGCTTAATGCATGCGATTGAACCCCTGACATTTGCCTACGGTGGAGATATCCCCATGGATTTGTCGGAGGTGCAAGACCAGCTGCAAAGACAGGCCAAGGAACAACTGCAAAAAGCGGCCCTACCGCTGAATATCCCTGCTGAGCGTCAGCATGTTATTTTGGGGCAGCCATCCACCGAGATACACCGCTTAGCCAAAGATCTCGACATAGACCTTATCGTAATCGGTAGCCACGGGCGTCACGGGCTGGCGTTGCTTCTCGGATCAACATCTAATGGCGTTCTTCACGGCGCCAAGTGCGATGTTTTAGCCGTTAGAGTTTATGTAGAGGAAGAGTGA
- the topA gene encoding type I DNA topoisomerase, producing MGKSLVIVESPAKAKTINKYLGKDFVVKSSVGHIRDLPTGGGNKQPVDAKERARRAAETRKLSPEAKEVYKRKKNREQLIKRMGIDPDNGWQAHYEILPGKEKVVSELQKLAENADHIYLATDLDREGEAIAWHLREAIGGNDDRYRRVVFNEITKSAIQEAFKDPGRLNINRVHAQQARRFLDRIVGYMVSPLLWEKVARGLSAGRVQSVAVRLVVEREREIRAFIPEEYWTLFADTATNKANKLRLEVKKQAGEAFRPTNEVDAKSAVKLLQGSDFVVSARDDKPTSSKPGAPFITSTLQQAASNRLGFSVKKTMTLAQRLYEAGHITYMRTDSTNLSKEAVESARQYIGENFGDKYLPENPNSYSSKEGAQEAHEAIRPSDVRVAPNMLSGMERDAERLYNLIWQQFVACQMTPAKYTSTSIVVSAGEFELRARGRVIRFDGFLKVAPPAGKKDEDLVLPDVKVGEKLSLEQLDPKQHFTKPPARFSEAALVKELEKRGIGRPSTYASIISTIQDRGYVRLENRRFYAEKMGDIVTDRLSESFKNLMDYGFTANLEESLDAVADGDKGWKQLLDEFYQDFSSRLEKAQSSDAGMRRNTPTDTDIECSKCGRHMQIRTGSTGVFLGCSGYALPPKERCTNTMNLVSGDEAIDADKDEDAETRQLREKRRCPKCGTAMDSYLLDEHRKLHICGNNPDCNGYEVEQGTFKIKGYDGPIIECDKCGSDMQLKSGRFGKYFGCTNEACKNTRKLLKNGQPAPPKMDPVPMPELACQKVEDHYILRDGASGLFLAASQFPKNRETRAPLVKELLPHQSEIDPKYSFLFSAPAQDDQGRDTVVRFSRKTQEQYVQSEEDGKATGWKAFYRDGAWKVEAASKSTAAKKKPAAKKVAAKK from the coding sequence ATGGGTAAATCACTGGTCATCGTCGAATCGCCGGCCAAAGCGAAAACTATCAATAAATATCTCGGCAAGGACTTTGTGGTTAAGTCCAGCGTCGGTCATATTCGCGATTTGCCAACTGGTGGCGGCAACAAACAGCCCGTTGATGCAAAAGAGCGGGCAAGACGTGCGGCTGAGACCCGTAAACTTTCCCCTGAGGCGAAAGAGGTCTACAAGCGTAAGAAAAATCGTGAGCAACTGATCAAGCGCATGGGTATCGACCCAGATAATGGCTGGCAGGCTCACTATGAAATCCTACCGGGTAAAGAGAAGGTGGTCAGCGAGTTGCAGAAACTTGCCGAGAATGCCGACCACATTTACCTGGCAACGGACTTGGACCGCGAGGGAGAGGCCATCGCCTGGCACTTGCGCGAAGCCATTGGTGGCAATGATGATCGTTATCGCCGGGTAGTTTTCAATGAGATTACCAAATCGGCAATTCAGGAGGCTTTCAAAGACCCCGGCCGCCTGAATATCAATCGGGTTCATGCTCAGCAGGCCCGTCGTTTTCTCGATCGCATCGTGGGCTATATGGTGTCCCCGCTGTTGTGGGAAAAGGTTGCCCGCGGCCTTTCCGCCGGTCGGGTGCAATCGGTAGCCGTGCGATTGGTGGTTGAGCGCGAGCGTGAAATTCGCGCCTTTATCCCGGAAGAGTACTGGACGCTCTTCGCCGATACCGCCACAAACAAAGCGAACAAGCTCCGCCTTGAAGTTAAAAAGCAGGCTGGAGAAGCTTTCCGCCCTACCAATGAAGTCGATGCGAAAAGCGCGGTTAAATTGTTGCAGGGCAGTGATTTTGTTGTCAGTGCTCGTGATGACAAACCTACGAGTTCCAAGCCAGGGGCCCCTTTTATTACTTCGACGCTACAGCAGGCGGCAAGCAATCGCCTTGGCTTTAGTGTTAAGAAAACTATGACCCTAGCGCAGCGCCTCTACGAAGCTGGTCATATCACATACATGCGTACCGATTCGACTAATTTGAGTAAAGAGGCGGTTGAGTCGGCCCGGCAATATATCGGTGAGAATTTCGGCGATAAGTATTTGCCGGAAAATCCCAATAGCTATAGCAGCAAAGAGGGGGCACAAGAAGCGCACGAGGCAATACGCCCCTCCGATGTCCGTGTCGCCCCTAATATGCTTTCCGGTATGGAGCGCGATGCAGAGCGGCTCTACAACCTGATTTGGCAACAGTTTGTTGCCTGTCAAATGACCCCGGCGAAATACACTTCAACCTCTATTGTGGTGAGCGCTGGTGAATTTGAGTTGCGTGCTCGCGGTCGGGTGATTCGCTTTGATGGCTTTCTCAAGGTCGCGCCTCCGGCAGGTAAAAAAGATGAGGATCTAGTGCTGCCTGATGTGAAGGTGGGTGAAAAGCTCTCACTAGAGCAGCTAGACCCGAAACAGCACTTTACGAAACCACCAGCTCGCTTCAGTGAAGCAGCCCTGGTAAAAGAGCTGGAGAAGCGCGGTATTGGCCGACCCTCAACCTATGCCTCGATCATTTCCACTATTCAGGATCGTGGCTATGTGCGGCTAGAGAACCGCCGTTTTTATGCGGAAAAAATGGGTGATATTGTCACCGACCGTCTCAGTGAAAGTTTTAAAAACCTGATGGACTACGGTTTTACCGCAAACCTGGAGGAATCCCTGGATGCGGTCGCCGACGGCGATAAAGGTTGGAAGCAGCTGCTTGATGAGTTTTATCAGGACTTCTCTTCGCGACTGGAAAAGGCTCAGTCCAGCGATGCGGGAATGCGTCGCAACACGCCGACGGATACCGATATTGAATGCAGTAAGTGCGGTCGCCATATGCAGATTCGTACGGGTTCTACCGGTGTTTTCCTGGGTTGCTCCGGTTATGCGCTGCCTCCCAAGGAGCGTTGCACCAATACAATGAATCTGGTTTCCGGTGATGAGGCGATAGACGCAGATAAGGATGAGGATGCAGAAACCCGTCAGCTGCGGGAGAAGCGCCGTTGTCCCAAGTGCGGCACGGCGATGGATAGCTATCTGCTCGATGAGCATCGCAAACTGCATATCTGTGGTAACAATCCGGACTGTAATGGATACGAGGTGGAGCAGGGCACGTTCAAAATCAAGGGTTATGACGGCCCGATTATTGAGTGTGATAAATGCGGAAGCGATATGCAGCTGAAGTCTGGCCGCTTTGGTAAATATTTTGGCTGCACTAATGAAGCTTGCAAGAACACCCGTAAGCTGTTGAAGAATGGCCAGCCGGCACCACCGAAGATGGATCCGGTGCCCATGCCTGAGTTGGCATGCCAGAAGGTTGAAGACCATTACATTCTTCGTGATGGCGCCTCCGGGTTATTCCTGGCTGCCAGTCAGTTCCCGAAAAACCGTGAAACCCGCGCACCGCTGGTCAAAGAGTTGCTACCTCACCAAAGTGAGATCGATCCCAAGTACAGTTTCTTGTTCTCTGCACCTGCACAGGATGATCAGGGGCGGGATACCGTGGTTCGCTTTAGTCGCAAGACCCAAGAGCAATATGTCCAGTCCGAGGAGGATGGAAAGGCGACGGGTTGGAAGGCTTTCTATCGAGATGGCGCCTGGAAGGTTGAGGCGGCAAGTAAGTCTACTGCAGCTAAGAAAAAGCCTGCAGCGAAGAAAGTGGCGGCAAAAAAGTAA
- a CDS encoding DUF6586 family protein, giving the protein MSNPYTGLVTSALRKSQLLATSSFDSAIQRMALEEGALLQLWKAYRAFLAELSHQLQLGFEPESLQVIVDSLHSQGKASVEVRELQLLVSEPGSWLSEFLRAWHQLLRLPPLAEDKGQGGNLIPAHNVAGPVVVDLSFEVLLKWHAALSELVGRQRANLEEC; this is encoded by the coding sequence ATGAGCAATCCCTACACTGGCCTGGTTACATCCGCGCTACGCAAGAGCCAACTGCTTGCTACAAGTAGTTTTGACTCTGCTATTCAGCGAATGGCTCTTGAAGAAGGTGCCCTGTTGCAATTGTGGAAAGCTTACCGGGCCTTCCTGGCTGAGCTTTCCCATCAATTGCAACTGGGGTTTGAGCCTGAGTCCCTGCAGGTTATTGTGGATAGCCTGCACAGCCAGGGGAAAGCCAGTGTTGAAGTAAGGGAATTGCAGTTGTTGGTCTCAGAGCCGGGGAGTTGGCTGAGCGAGTTTTTACGTGCATGGCATCAACTCTTGCGGCTGCCTCCGCTTGCGGAAGATAAGGGGCAGGGCGGCAATCTGATACCAGCGCACAATGTCGCGGGCCCTGTGGTTGTTGATCTTTCCTTCGAAGTGCTGCTCAAATGGCACGCTGCATTAAGTGAGTTGGTAGGCAGGCAGCGTGCCAATCTTGAGGAGTGCTGA
- the lexA gene encoding transcriptional repressor LexA, translating to MTNLTARQTQVLELIKTYLDDTGYPPTRAEIAQELGFRSPNAAEEHLKALARKGAIEMVAGASRGIRIPDHQSGLPIVGRVAAGHPILATEHIEDYCDLPASFFHPPADYLLRVHGMSMRNAGILDGDLLAVQKTEQVRNGQIVVARIDDEVTVKRFRRKGNQATVQLLPENEDFETIQVDMRDKNFVIEGLAVGVIRQTP from the coding sequence ATGACCAATCTCACCGCACGTCAGACTCAAGTATTAGAGCTGATCAAAACCTACCTGGATGACACAGGCTACCCCCCCACCCGCGCAGAAATTGCCCAGGAACTGGGCTTTCGCTCACCCAATGCCGCAGAGGAACACCTCAAAGCATTGGCGAGAAAAGGAGCCATTGAGATGGTCGCCGGCGCCTCCAGGGGCATTCGAATTCCAGATCACCAATCCGGTCTTCCCATCGTAGGACGTGTCGCTGCAGGCCACCCTATCCTGGCCACAGAGCATATTGAGGATTATTGCGACCTGCCCGCCAGCTTCTTTCACCCGCCGGCAGATTATTTACTCAGGGTGCACGGCATGAGTATGCGCAACGCAGGTATTCTCGATGGGGACCTGCTGGCCGTACAGAAAACCGAGCAAGTCAGAAATGGACAGATTGTGGTTGCCCGGATTGATGATGAAGTAACTGTTAAACGCTTCCGCCGCAAAGGCAATCAGGCAACTGTGCAACTACTACCCGAAAACGAAGACTTTGAGACTATCCAGGTGGATATGCGGGATAAGAACTTTGTGATTGAAGGGCTCGCGGTGGGCGTGATTCGCCAAACCCCTTAA
- a CDS encoding TIGR00730 family Rossman fold protein: MLDAKMPEAWRVLRIQSELVDGIERLIALKGAVTVFGGARFTEDSLEYQQGVKLGGLLAAEGIPVITGGGPGLMEACNRGAFGQSGPSIGLNIELPFEQAANPYQDISLNFRYFFVRKFMFVKHAAGFVGLAGGYGTLDELFEALTLVQTQKVRRFPIVLVGERYWGGLYNWLVDTVLEKGCIDSGDLDLFHIVDTVEEAVHLILKYLRGRESQK, encoded by the coding sequence ATGCTTGATGCAAAGATGCCCGAGGCTTGGAGGGTTCTACGTATACAGTCGGAATTAGTTGATGGGATTGAGCGTCTAATTGCACTAAAAGGGGCTGTAACGGTTTTTGGTGGCGCGCGTTTCACAGAGGATAGTTTGGAATACCAGCAGGGGGTAAAGCTTGGGGGGCTTTTGGCTGCCGAGGGGATACCGGTAATCACCGGTGGTGGCCCAGGTCTTATGGAGGCGTGTAATCGAGGGGCTTTTGGGCAGTCTGGCCCCTCAATTGGATTAAATATTGAACTCCCTTTTGAGCAGGCAGCCAATCCGTATCAGGATATTAGCTTGAACTTTCGTTATTTCTTTGTGCGGAAATTTATGTTTGTTAAGCATGCCGCCGGTTTTGTTGGCCTAGCTGGAGGCTACGGCACTCTGGATGAATTGTTTGAGGCTTTAACGCTTGTGCAAACACAAAAAGTAAGGCGATTTCCTATAGTGCTGGTTGGGGAGCGCTATTGGGGTGGGTTGTACAATTGGTTAGTGGATACAGTGCTGGAAAAGGGTTGTATTGATTCAGGCGATCTCGATTTATTCCATATCGTGGATACCGTCGAGGAGGCTGTACACTTGATTTTGAAGTATTTGCGCGGCAGAGAAAGTCAAAAATAA